The region GGCCGCAGGCGCGGGACTCGTGGCCGGACACCACGGCGAACGGATCGTCTCCGCACTGCTCGACGTGGCCGACGACGCCGGTGCCGACGTCGGCCTGCCGATCGGCTTCGACATCGAAGGGGTCACCAAACGCCGGGTGCCGTTCTTCGAGCACGGCCGGGTCGGTTCCGCGGTGACCGACCGGACGACGGCGGCCGCGCTGGGCACCGAATCCACCGGCCACGCCCACATCGCCCGCGAGGAGGTGCCGGCGCCGGCAGCCGCGAACATCGTGCTGGCGCCCGGCGCGCTCACCGAGGTCGAGCTGATCGCCGGTGTCGAGCACGGCGTCTACGTGCAGCGGTTCTGGTACACGCGGCTGGTCGACCGCGTCGCCGGCACCATCACCGGTATCACGCGGGATGCCTGCTTCCGGATCGAGGACGGCAGGCTCGCGCAACCGCTGCACGGCATGCGGTTCACCCAGTCCGTGCCCGCGCTGCTGGCCGGCGTACTCGCGGTCGGCAGCGAGATCCGGTCCCAGCCGGTGCTGAACGTGTGGAACGGCGCGACATCCGCGCCACCCGTGCGGGCCGCGGCCTTCCGGTTCGGCGCCGCTCCAGTGGACGGAGGCAACTGATGACCACAGCGACGTCGCTGGCCACCAACGCGCAACGCCTGGTGCGGCAACCGTTGCGGGGCGAGGTGTGGCCGCCGCTGGCCGATCGGCACGCCTACCGTGTCGACGCCGACGGCACGCCGTTCGTGCTGCCCGGCATGGGTGGCGTGACGCTCGGCGTGCACCCGGGTGATCCGGCCACCGGGTACGCGGCCGATCATCTGGAACCGGGACTGTCCATCCGGCACCGTGATCCGTCGGCGAACTACGCGTTGCAGTTCCTCAGTTGTGTCGGCAACGTCGTCACCGTGCGGTCGGGGCCGGCGGCCGGGGCGACCGGACGGGTCGTCGGCCAGCACGCCTACGTCCTCGCCGACCTGGCCGAATCCGACCTCGCGTCGGTCGCGACCGGTGACGTGGTCGACGTGCTGGCGTGCGGGCAGGGCCTGCGCCTGACCGACCACCCGGCCATTGTCGTGAAGAACGCCGATCCCGGCCTGCTGCCCGCGCTCGGGGTGCACACCTCGGCCGACGGCAGGCTGCGGGTGCCGGTCGCGGCGTGGGTGCCCGCCACCGCTGTCGGCGCGGGCGCGGGCATGGTGTCCGAGTACGCCAACACCGACCTGATGGGTGCCTACGCAGGCCAGGGCGACGACCTGTCGCTCGGCCTGGAAACCCTGCGGATCGGCGACATCGTCGCGCTGGCCGACCAGGACCACCGCTACGGCCGGGGGTGGCGGCCCGGCTGGCTGACCGTCGGCGTGATCAGTACCGGGCACTGCCGACTGTTCGGTCACGGGCCGGGGCCCAGTTCGCTCCTGTCCGGTCCCGCAGGCGCGTTCGACATCGTGGCCGACGCCGACGCCAACGTCCGCCGCGCCTTCGCCGTGCGCGACGGTGTGGCATGACGGCCACGGTCGTCGCCACGAACCTCGGTGGCGTGGTGGAAACCCCTTCGCTGGGCGGCGATCCCACGCGAATCGACATCGACGGCAGGCCGTACGTGCCGATCGGCGACGGTGGCGTGGTGCTCGGCGTCCGACTCGGCGACAGCGTGTTCGCCACCGACGCCGACCACGCGGCGCCCGGCGCATGCCTGGTGCACCCCGACCAGTCCGCCCGCCACGCGCTGACGTCCTACGCCTGCCTGGGCAACCCGGTGACCGTCCGCTCCGGCGCCGCTGCCGGTGCGCACGGTGTCGTGCTGGGCAAACGCGGCGAACTCGGCAGGGTCATCGCCTGTTTCCCGCAGGACGTGCTGGCCCGGCTGGCGCCCACCGACGCGGTCGTGGTGCGCGGCTACGGCCAGGGTGCCGAACTGGCGGCAGCGGTGCACATGCGCAACGTCTCGCCCGCCGCGCTGGCCCTGCTGCCGGTCCGGTTGTCCGACGAGCGGGTCTCGGTGTCGGTGCGGGCCGTGGTCGGGTCACACGTCGTCGGCAACGGCATCGGCCGGCCGGTCGAGCAGTGGGACCTCGACCTCCAGGTCGACGTCGGGACGGCACCCGGCCTCGGGCTGGCGGATCTGGTCCTCGGTGACCTGGTGGCCGTGACGGACCTGGACGTCCGGCACAACGCCGGCTACCGCGCGGGCTACCGCACCGTCGGTGTCGTCGTGCACGGTGCCAGCCCACAGCCCGGCCACGGACCGGGACTCATGCCGATCCTGTGCGGCCCGGCCGACGCCGTCGACATTCAGGTCGACCCGGCGCACGTCGGCGTGACCGAGGCGGCGTTGCTCGGACACACCGACCGATGACGACCGAGGAGACTGTGATGCGGATCAGCTACGACTTCTCCGACTCGGTCGCGGTCGTGACCGGAGCGGCACGCGGTGTGGGCAGGGCCGTCACGCGGGCGTTCGTCGCGTCGGGAGCCCGGGTCGTCGCCGCCGATCGGGACCCGGACGGACTGGCCGAGACGTGTCGCGACGTCGGTGACTCCGTTGTTCCCGTCGTCGGCGACATCACCTCACCTGCCGACGCCACCCGGATCGCCGGCACGGCGCCGGACCACTTCGGCAGGCTGGACTTCTGCGTCAACAACGCGGCCGTCGCACCACATGCGGCTTTGCTGGACGAGCGGGTCGAGGTGTGGGACACGGTGTTCGCCGTCAACTGCCGAGGCACGTTCCTCATGACGCAGGCGGTGGCGCGGGTGCTGATCGAGCAGGCGCAGGGCGGCCGGATCGTG is a window of Sporichthyaceae bacterium DNA encoding:
- a CDS encoding metallopeptidase TldD-related protein codes for the protein AAGAGLVAGHHGERIVSALLDVADDAGADVGLPIGFDIEGVTKRRVPFFEHGRVGSAVTDRTTAAALGTESTGHAHIAREEVPAPAAANIVLAPGALTEVELIAGVEHGVYVQRFWYTRLVDRVAGTITGITRDACFRIEDGRLAQPLHGMRFTQSVPALLAGVLAVGSEIRSQPVLNVWNGATSAPPVRAAAFRFGAAPVDGGN
- a CDS encoding DUF4438 domain-containing protein yields the protein MTTATSLATNAQRLVRQPLRGEVWPPLADRHAYRVDADGTPFVLPGMGGVTLGVHPGDPATGYAADHLEPGLSIRHRDPSANYALQFLSCVGNVVTVRSGPAAGATGRVVGQHAYVLADLAESDLASVATGDVVDVLACGQGLRLTDHPAIVVKNADPGLLPALGVHTSADGRLRVPVAAWVPATAVGAGAGMVSEYANTDLMGAYAGQGDDLSLGLETLRIGDIVALADQDHRYGRGWRPGWLTVGVISTGHCRLFGHGPGPSSLLSGPAGAFDIVADADANVRRAFAVRDGVA
- a CDS encoding DUF4438 domain-containing protein yields the protein MTATVVATNLGGVVETPSLGGDPTRIDIDGRPYVPIGDGGVVLGVRLGDSVFATDADHAAPGACLVHPDQSARHALTSYACLGNPVTVRSGAAAGAHGVVLGKRGELGRVIACFPQDVLARLAPTDAVVVRGYGQGAELAAAVHMRNVSPAALALLPVRLSDERVSVSVRAVVGSHVVGNGIGRPVEQWDLDLQVDVGTAPGLGLADLVLGDLVAVTDLDVRHNAGYRAGYRTVGVVVHGASPQPGHGPGLMPILCGPADAVDIQVDPAHVGVTEAALLGHTDR
- a CDS encoding SDR family oxidoreductase translates to MTTEETVMRISYDFSDSVAVVTGAARGVGRAVTRAFVASGARVVAADRDPDGLAETCRDVGDSVVPVVGDITSPADATRIAGTAPDHFGRLDFCVNNAAVAPHAALLDERVEVWDTVFAVNCRGTFLMTQAVARVLIEQAQGGRIVNFSSGVTTRGSAGAAAYASSRAATEAFTRVAAVELAVHDILVNCVSPGLIDTQPKPLPPSMAESLGRRIPALPLARPGEPDEVAQLVLWLCSPGSTYMAGAVVPIDGAGGLGSRAGHPIVDDDVRYDWVTGRTRPA